Proteins encoded together in one Halothermothrix orenii H 168 window:
- a CDS encoding biotin transporter BioY, which translates to MSGYKLSIHDLTRIAFFAALTGILAYISFPLPFSPVPVSGQTLGVMLAGLLLGSYRGFLSQIAYILLGVIGLPVFAGGSSGIGSLFGPSGGYIWGFLFGAYIIGRLFESFNNSNYIVKFFFLVTGGIVVVYLFGITQLIIVTKMSLTEAIVSGMLPFLPGDLFKIFIVTLISQKGLISAFRTNR; encoded by the coding sequence ATGTCAGGTTATAAACTCAGTATCCACGATTTAACCAGGATAGCCTTTTTTGCAGCCCTGACCGGGATTCTGGCCTATATATCCTTTCCCCTTCCTTTCAGCCCGGTACCTGTCAGTGGGCAAACCCTTGGTGTTATGTTAGCCGGCCTGCTGCTTGGGAGTTACCGGGGGTTTTTAAGCCAGATTGCTTATATTTTACTGGGAGTAATCGGACTCCCAGTATTTGCAGGAGGATCCTCGGGAATAGGTAGCCTTTTTGGTCCCAGTGGTGGCTATATCTGGGGTTTTCTCTTTGGTGCCTATATCATCGGAAGGCTTTTTGAAAGTTTTAATAACAGTAATTATATTGTTAAGTTTTTCTTTCTAGTAACAGGAGGAATCGTGGTTGTCTACTTATTCGGGATAACCCAACTTATTATTGTCACCAAAATGTCTTTAACCGAAGCAATTGTGTCCGGAATGCTACCCTTTTTACCGGGTGATCTTTTTAAAATCTTTATAGTAACACTGATATCCCAAAAAGGATTAATCTCTGCCTTCAGGACTAATAGGTAA
- a CDS encoding putative ABC transporter permease, which produces MTYIYRFIIYGLSGWCLEIVWTGLGSFLRGDINLRGWTYLWMFPIYGMALLMEPVHNQIRNWPAIIRGGVYTLIIFTIEYSSGWFLENIIGTCPWDYSKSRYSIKGFIRLDYAPAWFIAGLLFEKLHDTLTRIHYA; this is translated from the coding sequence ATGACTTACATATACAGATTTATAATTTACGGATTAAGTGGATGGTGTCTTGAAATAGTGTGGACAGGCCTGGGCTCCTTTTTAAGGGGAGACATTAACTTAAGGGGATGGACTTATCTCTGGATGTTCCCAATTTATGGTATGGCTTTATTAATGGAACCAGTTCACAATCAGATAAGGAACTGGCCTGCTATAATAAGGGGAGGTGTCTATACTCTAATTATTTTTACTATAGAATACAGTTCAGGCTGGTTTTTAGAGAATATAATAGGGACCTGTCCCTGGGATTACAGCAAAAGTCGTTATTCTATTAAAGGCTTTATTCGTTTAGACTATGCACCTGCCTGGTTTATAGCTGGTTTGCTCTTTGAAAAATTACATGATACTCTAACCAGAATACACTATGCATAG
- a CDS encoding CAP domain-containing protein, with the protein MRKLKILIPLILAVLLVSCANESPTQESSIFQIGEVEYCRVTDDNVNVKAGAGNTFPNIATLNKGDIVKVMGEMGNWYVVRLDNNQVGCINTTDATPVVRDGGEPEKQRRIVEPEPAPEAKDDVAPAKSLTSMEQRMVNLINQERRKNNLKPLEVHMKLTEVARIKSQDMVDNNYFSHYSPTYGSPFDMMDRFGIEYLHAAENIAANRSVDDAHESLMRSSGHRRNILNPNFTHVGVGIKPSDKYGYIFTQMFISRPQ; encoded by the coding sequence ATGAGAAAATTAAAAATCCTTATTCCTTTAATTCTGGCAGTGTTACTTGTCTCCTGTGCCAATGAGTCCCCTACCCAGGAATCTTCAATATTTCAGATTGGTGAAGTTGAATACTGCAGGGTTACAGATGACAATGTTAATGTTAAAGCCGGGGCTGGTAACACCTTCCCCAATATTGCTACCCTGAATAAAGGTGATATAGTAAAGGTTATGGGGGAAATGGGGAACTGGTATGTAGTCAGACTCGACAATAACCAGGTCGGGTGTATTAATACCACAGATGCCACTCCTGTTGTCAGAGATGGCGGTGAACCGGAAAAACAACGGCGAATTGTCGAACCAGAACCCGCTCCTGAAGCCAAAGACGATGTCGCCCCGGCAAAAAGCCTTACTTCCATGGAACAACGAATGGTAAATCTTATTAACCAGGAACGGCGTAAGAATAACCTTAAGCCCCTGGAAGTCCATATGAAATTAACAGAGGTAGCCCGGATAAAATCCCAGGACATGGTTGACAATAATTACTTTAGCCATTATTCGCCAACCTATGGCAGCCCCTTTGATATGATGGACAGATTTGGGATTGAATACTTACACGCTGCTGAAAACATTGCTGCCAATCGCTCCGTAGATGATGCCCATGAATCACTTATGAGGTCAAGCGGGCACCGCAGAAATATCCTTAATCCCAACTTCACCCATGTTGGGGTTGGTATAAAACCAAGTGATAAGTATGGTTATATATTTACCCAGATGTTTATAAGCCGTCCTCAGTAA
- a CDS encoding mechanosensitive ion channel family protein: protein MKDIFMLLSIDFVKIYFYKLVTITFVVLFTNIIVFIIENFFNKIMKKEKLTPVYLPVIINLIKFILWILSIGIVLIILGFKELAITLGGVVAVFGFVSAQTLSSILRDLIAGVFLILDDDFNTGYRVRVNKVEGEVLTINIRKTKIKDSHNNIHIIPNRKVDNNYILISSPGNTNPD from the coding sequence ATGAAAGATATATTTATGTTGCTTTCAATTGATTTTGTTAAAATTTATTTTTATAAATTGGTTACAATAACCTTTGTGGTTTTATTTACCAACATTATTGTTTTTATAATAGAAAACTTTTTTAATAAAATAATGAAAAAAGAAAAACTGACACCGGTTTATTTACCTGTAATAATTAATTTAATAAAATTTATTTTATGGATCCTATCTATTGGAATAGTGCTAATTATTTTAGGGTTTAAAGAACTGGCCATTACCCTCGGAGGGGTAGTGGCCGTATTTGGTTTTGTTTCGGCTCAAACCCTTAGCAGTATATTAAGGGATTTAATAGCAGGTGTATTTTTAATACTGGATGATGATTTTAACACCGGTTACCGGGTCAGGGTTAATAAAGTGGAAGGAGAAGTATTAACTATAAATATACGGAAAACAAAAATAAAAGACTCCCATAATAATATTCATATAATCCCTAACAGGAAGGTTGATAACAACTATATTTTAATCAGTAGCCCTGGTAACACAAACCCCGATTAA
- a CDS encoding DUF4397 domain-containing protein: MDFPFFRNQSYIRVLHASPGAPAVDVYADNIKIASNLSYRNLTSYIRVRPGQYNVIVYPAGSRRNPVYRERIYVPPGSISTVAATGQVGENFDLLVIPDTNSRPRQDTTYLRVVHLSPNAPAVNARIDNRILARNISYQDITRYVPLDPGTYTLSIFNAQTNQRVVRNRNLVLQPGFYYTSYILGLVDGNVPLEVITVIDRIYELVV, translated from the coding sequence TTGGACTTTCCCTTTTTCAGAAATCAGAGCTATATAAGGGTTTTACACGCTTCACCGGGAGCTCCGGCTGTTGATGTATATGCCGATAATATCAAGATTGCTTCTAATTTAAGCTACAGGAATTTAACCAGTTATATAAGGGTTAGACCCGGACAATATAATGTGATAGTCTATCCAGCTGGTTCAAGGCGAAACCCTGTTTATCGAGAACGTATATATGTACCACCCGGGTCTATTTCAACCGTTGCTGCCACTGGGCAGGTCGGAGAAAATTTTGACCTGTTAGTAATACCTGACACGAACTCACGACCACGCCAGGATACAACTTATCTCAGAGTTGTCCACCTGTCACCTAATGCCCCAGCTGTTAATGCCCGTATAGATAATAGAATCCTGGCAAGAAACATTAGTTATCAGGATATAACCCGTTATGTTCCCCTGGACCCCGGAACTTATACTTTAAGTATATTTAATGCTCAAACTAACCAGAGGGTTGTTAGAAACCGCAACCTGGTTTTACAGCCCGGTTTTTATTATACATCTTATATACTGGGGCTGGTTGACGGTAATGTTCCACTGGAAGTAATTACTGTAATTGATAGAATTTATGAACTTGTTGTCTAA
- a CDS encoding GGDEF domain-containing protein: protein MNNVIEKHKYYIIIAVFLIIIFLSYNSYQNTTNIIKSKYITHQTLIEKSIINSINNTNYAYQIAEKLLNDKMEKLSRQLISKYRDNPDVLTWDLEKIKQTHKYVNIYIIDNNLKIIHTTYKKDLGLDFNKYPLFSKVLRKRLEGDNFIVDRMDISIKSGQLKKYSYMPTPDHKYLIELSINLKEIFPQIDSINLISLTERLKSEYPTIEEINFYRITQQGNIVTESITLSESLLHTDIPDKIKSLVKKCASTSQVVSSKIKSNSQNRYYSVRFIPCLTQNPEDPYWWDSSVIGIKYNNEFMLEELNHYKHVFIINMTIITIVFVLFVLVIEYLLKETKYMAYHDHLTKLPNRALFERYFNKLKNNTINLNKMAVLFLDLDDFKNVNDTLGHAIGDKLLIQVAKRLKKNLKPSDTLSRLGGDEFTLLLTSIRTREDVIKFASDLSEDFKKPFILDGNKLTIHPSIGISIYPDNGKNLDSLLKQADNAMYQAKKQKLDFILWR, encoded by the coding sequence ATGAATAATGTTATAGAAAAACATAAATATTATATTATAATAGCTGTTTTTTTAATCATCATCTTTTTATCTTATAACAGCTATCAGAATACCACAAACATTATTAAATCCAAATATATAACCCATCAAACCCTGATTGAAAAAAGTATTATTAATTCCATAAATAATACCAACTACGCCTACCAGATAGCAGAAAAACTACTTAATGATAAAATGGAGAAATTATCACGTCAATTAATATCTAAATACAGAGATAATCCAGATGTGCTGACCTGGGATTTAGAAAAAATCAAACAAACACATAAATATGTTAATATTTATATTATTGATAATAACTTAAAAATAATTCATACTACCTACAAAAAAGATTTAGGGCTTGATTTCAATAAATATCCTTTATTCAGTAAGGTCTTAAGAAAAAGACTTGAAGGAGATAATTTCATTGTTGACCGGATGGATATATCAATTAAATCTGGCCAGCTTAAGAAATACAGTTATATGCCCACTCCAGATCATAAATATCTTATCGAATTAAGCATCAACCTCAAGGAGATTTTCCCCCAGATAGATAGTATTAACCTTATTTCACTGACAGAACGTTTAAAATCAGAGTATCCCACTATTGAAGAAATAAATTTTTATAGAATTACTCAACAGGGAAATATAGTTACAGAATCAATAACACTCTCTGAATCACTTCTACATACCGATATTCCTGACAAAATTAAGTCACTTGTAAAAAAGTGTGCCAGTACCAGTCAGGTAGTTTCCAGCAAAATAAAATCAAACTCACAAAATAGATATTATTCAGTCAGGTTTATCCCCTGTCTTACCCAGAATCCAGAGGATCCCTACTGGTGGGATTCTTCCGTAATCGGAATTAAATATAATAATGAGTTTATGTTAGAAGAATTAAATCATTATAAACATGTATTTATTATAAACATGACGATAATAACCATTGTATTTGTTTTATTTGTTTTAGTAATAGAATATCTCCTGAAAGAAACAAAATATATGGCTTATCATGATCACCTTACCAAACTTCCCAACCGGGCTTTATTTGAAAGATACTTTAATAAACTTAAAAATAATACAATAAACCTTAACAAGATGGCAGTCCTTTTCCTTGATCTCGATGACTTTAAAAATGTCAACGATACCCTGGGACATGCTATCGGTGATAAACTGCTTATTCAGGTAGCCAAACGATTAAAAAAGAACCTTAAACCATCAGATACCTTATCAAGACTGGGTGGGGATGAATTCACTTTACTCCTGACCAGTATTAGAACAAGGGAAGATGTGATTAAATTTGCCTCAGATTTAAGTGAAGACTTCAAAAAACCATTTATTCTAGATGGTAATAAACTTACAATCCACCCCAGTATAGGTATCAGCATCTACCCTGATAATGGTAAAAATCTGGACTCTCTTTTAAAGCAGGCCGATAACGCCATGTATCAGGCTAAAAAACAAAAATTAGATTTTATCCTCTGGAGATAA
- a CDS encoding MATE family efflux transporter, producing the protein MEHKKRDKFSYITEGPILGSLVKLALPIMLSQLMQTLYNPVDTIWVGRVGANAVAAISISFPVVMLMVALGAGLTIAGTALIAQHKGAGNQQEINKILGQLFSFIGSFSVIIAIVGYLLSRKMVVWMGADPSIVNDAAQYLKIIFSGIPFMFGFFIFSSTLRGIGDTLTPAVMMFSSVILNMVLDPLFIFGIWIFPELGVGGAALATILSRGIVAIWALFMLLGGNKGLKLIKVNMIPDFSIIKKIIKIGIPSSVEQSMISLGQLFMTKLVASFGTMTLAAYGIVNRVVSLPVILAFGVAAAATTMVGQNVGAEKKERAEKTALVSNLTIFISLTVIGFLMMVKPALVISVFNKAPEVLKYGSDYLNIIALTFGFTGIMIVSNGIFKGAGRTVPPMVISIISQWGFRLWLGFYLSRDLGLEQAGLWWAIAIANIGGAVIGVTWLKLTDWSTGRY; encoded by the coding sequence GTGGAACATAAGAAAAGAGATAAATTCAGTTACATAACCGAAGGGCCAATACTGGGGTCTTTAGTTAAACTGGCTTTACCTATTATGTTAAGCCAGTTGATGCAGACATTATATAACCCGGTAGATACTATCTGGGTTGGCAGGGTAGGAGCCAACGCAGTGGCTGCTATTTCTATAAGTTTTCCGGTGGTAATGCTTATGGTGGCTCTCGGAGCCGGATTAACCATAGCCGGAACCGCATTAATAGCCCAGCATAAAGGAGCCGGTAACCAACAGGAAATAAACAAAATACTGGGTCAGCTTTTTAGTTTTATTGGGTCCTTTTCAGTTATAATTGCCATTGTAGGGTATCTTTTATCCAGAAAAATGGTTGTCTGGATGGGGGCAGATCCTTCAATAGTAAATGATGCTGCTCAATATTTAAAAATAATATTTTCTGGTATTCCCTTTATGTTTGGATTTTTTATCTTTTCTTCAACCCTGAGGGGGATAGGGGATACGCTAACACCCGCAGTTATGATGTTTTCTTCGGTTATTTTAAATATGGTATTAGACCCTCTTTTTATCTTTGGAATCTGGATTTTTCCTGAATTAGGGGTGGGGGGTGCTGCACTGGCAACCATTTTATCCAGGGGAATTGTGGCTATCTGGGCTCTTTTTATGTTGCTTGGAGGTAATAAAGGCCTCAAACTGATAAAAGTTAATATGATTCCTGATTTTAGCATAATAAAAAAGATAATTAAGATAGGAATACCGTCTTCTGTGGAACAATCCATGATATCTCTGGGACAGCTATTTATGACAAAACTGGTTGCTTCTTTTGGGACTATGACGCTGGCTGCTTATGGTATCGTAAACAGGGTTGTAAGCCTACCGGTAATTCTGGCCTTCGGTGTAGCAGCGGCTGCAACTACCATGGTTGGGCAGAATGTGGGGGCTGAAAAAAAGGAGCGAGCTGAGAAAACAGCTCTGGTCAGTAATCTAACCATTTTCATCAGTTTAACGGTAATTGGATTTTTAATGATGGTTAAACCTGCACTGGTTATCAGTGTTTTTAATAAAGCCCCGGAGGTTTTAAAATACGGAAGTGACTATTTGAATATTATCGCCCTTACCTTTGGATTTACTGGAATTATGATTGTCTCCAATGGTATTTTTAAAGGTGCCGGGCGGACAGTCCCGCCAATGGTCATTTCAATTATATCACAATGGGGTTTTAGACTATGGCTTGGCTTTTATCTATCCCGGGACCTGGGCCTGGAGCAGGCTGGTTTATGGTGGGCCATTGCCATAGCCAATATAGGGGGTGCCGTTATAGGTGTTACCTGGTTAAAATTAACTGACTGGAGTACCGGGCGTTATTAA
- the trmB gene encoding tRNA (guanosine(46)-N7)-methyltransferase TrmB, which produces MRNKPHLEEKFKKHPLVIYKLEDKVNWVNFFGNNHPIHLEIGTGRSDFILKLARENHDINFIGMDKVKEALNYPVSKAKEEGLPNIGFIYGDARNLREYFDDDRVSRIYLNFSDPWTKRKHIKRRLTHKDFLELYKKILIEGGEIHLKTDDYNFFKFSLESLSQNGFLLRNITFDLHHSKFAEDNIMTGYEKRWLSEGKGIFRLEGVFKTE; this is translated from the coding sequence ATGCGTAACAAACCTCATCTCGAAGAAAAGTTTAAAAAACATCCTCTCGTTATATACAAACTTGAGGACAAAGTTAACTGGGTTAATTTTTTTGGGAATAATCATCCTATCCATCTGGAAATAGGTACTGGCCGGTCTGATTTCATTTTAAAACTGGCCCGGGAAAATCACGATATAAACTTTATTGGGATGGATAAGGTGAAAGAGGCTCTTAATTACCCTGTCAGTAAGGCTAAAGAAGAAGGGCTGCCCAACATTGGCTTTATTTACGGTGATGCCCGGAATTTAAGGGAATATTTTGATGATGATAGGGTATCACGTATTTATCTCAATTTTTCTGACCCCTGGACCAAACGAAAACACATTAAAAGGAGGTTGACCCATAAAGATTTCCTGGAATTGTACAAAAAAATATTGATTGAGGGTGGGGAAATCCATTTAAAAACAGATGACTATAATTTTTTTAAATTTTCCCTGGAGAGTTTGTCCCAGAATGGTTTTCTGTTGAGAAATATTACTTTTGACCTTCATCATAGTAAATTTGCTGAGGATAATATTATGACCGGGTATGAAAAAAGATGGCTTTCCGAAGGTAAGGGGATTTTTCGTTTGGAGGGAGTTTTTAAGACCGAATAG
- a CDS encoding BsuPI-related putative proteinase inhibitor, with the protein MKKRFINILVLSLVLVVLAGGTALADINIDGDNVEFDISPDRLTEDSLVPLDQFKDMVPMEIVEMDNGDRLIYFEGDYFIIEIGKVEVETNRGVRYLDTEPIYINGHTLVPVEFITDFLGIDIEDFGDLQPLPPVKIGNSLKARLIVGKQVYSRNQSIRVYILLENEGKHREVLQFTSGKKYDVYVKDKFDRIVQKWSDNKMFAQIMQELVLEPEESVLYELKLKFRGLSEGTYYLQGVIESKDNKVYTDETRIILK; encoded by the coding sequence ATGAAAAAAAGGTTTATCAATATATTGGTATTATCACTGGTGCTAGTAGTACTGGCCGGGGGTACTGCCCTGGCAGATATAAATATTGATGGGGACAATGTGGAATTTGATATTTCCCCAGATAGATTGACCGAGGATAGCCTGGTACCCTTAGACCAGTTTAAAGATATGGTACCAATGGAAATTGTGGAAATGGATAATGGGGATAGATTAATTTATTTTGAAGGGGATTATTTTATTATAGAGATTGGTAAGGTAGAGGTTGAAACAAACCGGGGTGTCAGGTATCTGGATACAGAACCTATATATATAAATGGCCACACTCTTGTACCAGTTGAGTTTATAACAGATTTTCTGGGCATTGATATTGAGGATTTTGGAGATCTTCAGCCCCTCCCACCAGTTAAAATCGGGAATAGCTTAAAGGCCAGGTTGATTGTTGGAAAACAGGTTTATAGTAGGAATCAAAGTATTAGAGTGTATATTTTACTAGAAAATGAAGGAAAACACAGAGAGGTATTACAGTTCACATCCGGTAAAAAATATGATGTGTATGTTAAGGATAAATTTGATAGGATTGTCCAGAAGTGGTCTGACAATAAGATGTTTGCCCAGATTATGCAGGAATTAGTCCTTGAACCTGAAGAGAGTGTTTTATATGAACTTAAGCTTAAGTTCAGGGGTTTGTCCGAAGGGACATATTACCTCCAGGGGGTTATTGAGAGTAAAGATAATAAAGTATATACTGATGAGACCAGAATTATTTTAAAATAA
- a CDS encoding S8 family serine peptidase, whose amino-acid sequence MDSKKYKVLLTAFIVIGILLFLPACSPEPDTGYKYYDIYGWVTEYNSGDPIKDAFVYIAGQTAYTDETGYYHISNIPEGVHTWRVSADGYQGYSETIEVSSDLKVSIKLFPIGDGNVSGKVTVNNNTGYQRVDVSTASTSNNGSAVIFNKSSDGIQYKENEILVKYKNEVSTLSTNSLENNNGVQIMGTRELPDGKVKHYRIPEDKTVSEMVDYYNNLPEVEWAQPNYIYHISAIPDDEYYIYEQRGHIITNLEAAWDVEKGDNSVTVAVVDSGIIPDHPDLAGNLVPGHDFVDDDNDPTDKTPESNSGSHGTHVAGIIGAVTNNGTGVAGVNWDVNILPVRVMGTDGSGFTDVIADGIRYAVNNNVDIINLSLGVDPSRLENGSDPYMDDAINYAVNNGVIVIAAAGNGGSDSIGDSYVDYPANMDSTIAVGAVDFNKDIASFSNYGQNLDLVAPGVGIYSTWGYYDGYNYETISDYYNMSGTSMATPYVSGIAALLLANGVPSYEVRNRLTSTAVDLGGTGWDQYYGYGLVDAYGALLGKKLSKPYVMAAEFDETTNTVYPRSEIVQVNDDGTYSLQNVTPGEWYIIAYRDVDDNGYIDAGDYYGETSNTYSINTDTSLKDINVNMYYVTGYNTSTSLKINGIAEIEEVNN is encoded by the coding sequence ATGGATTCAAAAAAATATAAAGTACTATTAACAGCATTTATTGTAATCGGGATATTATTATTTTTACCTGCCTGCTCACCGGAGCCGGATACGGGGTATAAGTATTATGATATTTACGGATGGGTTACTGAATACAATAGTGGTGATCCAATTAAAGATGCTTTTGTTTACATAGCAGGGCAGACAGCCTATACAGACGAAACAGGATATTATCATATATCTAATATACCTGAAGGAGTTCATACCTGGAGAGTAAGTGCTGATGGTTATCAGGGATATTCAGAAACAATTGAGGTTAGTAGTGATTTGAAGGTTAGTATTAAATTGTTCCCCATTGGTGATGGTAATGTTTCAGGAAAGGTTACTGTTAATAACAATACCGGATATCAGAGGGTAGATGTTAGTACAGCTTCTACCAGTAATAATGGTTCTGCCGTTATATTTAATAAGTCCAGTGATGGAATACAATATAAAGAAAACGAAATTCTGGTGAAATATAAAAATGAAGTATCTACCCTTTCTACAAATAGCCTGGAAAACAATAATGGAGTTCAAATCATGGGAACAAGAGAGCTTCCAGATGGGAAGGTTAAGCATTACAGGATACCTGAAGATAAGACAGTTAGTGAAATGGTAGATTATTATAACAATCTCCCTGAAGTTGAATGGGCCCAGCCCAATTATATCTATCATATCAGTGCCATTCCTGATGATGAATACTATATTTATGAACAGCGGGGGCATATAATAACCAACCTGGAGGCAGCCTGGGATGTGGAAAAAGGTGATAACAGTGTAACAGTGGCTGTAGTCGATTCAGGGATTATTCCCGATCACCCTGACCTTGCAGGCAATTTAGTGCCAGGTCATGATTTTGTCGATGATGATAATGATCCAACTGATAAAACCCCTGAATCTAATTCTGGTAGCCACGGTACCCATGTAGCCGGTATTATTGGAGCCGTTACTAACAATGGTACCGGGGTAGCCGGGGTAAACTGGGATGTTAACATTTTGCCGGTCAGGGTTATGGGAACAGATGGCTCAGGGTTTACAGATGTTATTGCAGATGGAATAAGGTATGCTGTGAATAATAATGTTGATATAATTAATCTAAGTTTGGGTGTAGATCCGTCAAGACTTGAAAACGGAAGTGACCCATATATGGATGATGCAATTAATTATGCAGTAAATAACGGGGTTATTGTAATAGCAGCAGCCGGCAATGGGGGAAGTGATAGCATTGGAGATAGTTATGTGGATTACCCGGCAAACATGGATAGTACAATTGCTGTAGGGGCTGTAGATTTTAATAAAGATATTGCTAGTTTTTCGAACTATGGACAGAATCTGGACCTGGTTGCTCCTGGTGTTGGTATATACAGTACCTGGGGATACTATGATGGGTATAATTATGAGACTATATCTGATTATTATAATATGAGTGGAACATCAATGGCAACCCCCTATGTTAGTGGAATAGCAGCTCTTTTACTCGCCAATGGTGTTCCTTCATATGAAGTAAGGAATCGTTTAACCTCTACAGCTGTTGACCTTGGGGGTACGGGATGGGATCAGTATTATGGATATGGGTTGGTTGACGCCTATGGTGCCCTGCTTGGTAAAAAGTTATCAAAGCCATATGTAATGGCCGCAGAATTTGATGAAACTACAAATACAGTTTACCCCAGGAGTGAGATTGTTCAGGTAAATGATGATGGAACCTATTCTTTACAGAATGTAACACCGGGGGAATGGTATATAATTGCCTACCGGGATGTTGATGATAATGGTTATATAGATGCTGGAGATTACTATGGTGAAACCAGTAATACTTATTCTATTAATACAGATACAAGTTTAAAAGATATAAATGTTAATATGTATTATGTGACTGGATACAATACTTCAACAAGTTTAAAAATTAACGGGATTGCAGAAATTGAAGAGGTAAATAATTAA
- a CDS encoding DegV family protein, giving the protein MKEKIALVTDSTCDLPQQTLDNSIISCLPLKIIYGDKEYRDRLDIKPGEIYDKIEDKIPTTSMPGPDDIQKELLKLKDRGFTHVLAIHISSGLSSTYEISNMVGKQIEGLTVEVIDSKLISMGLGRLVLYAKELIEARKFDFNEIVNKVRAKINDVELYFVVKTLKYLIHGGRIGKVKGTIGELLNLKPIISMDSEGEYYTFKKVRSRKRSLGQLFKIVREKIKEGICYVDVMHANAEQEARELLDKLKKLENVKDTYFGEISPAMVVHSGPGLIGVCVTRATD; this is encoded by the coding sequence ATGAAAGAAAAGATAGCCCTTGTTACAGACAGCACATGTGACCTACCCCAGCAAACATTAGATAATAGTATAATAAGTTGTTTGCCTTTGAAAATAATATATGGTGATAAAGAATACCGAGACCGTTTGGATATTAAACCAGGGGAAATTTATGATAAAATAGAGGATAAAATCCCAACTACCTCTATGCCAGGACCTGATGATATCCAGAAGGAATTATTGAAATTAAAGGACAGGGGATTCACACATGTTCTTGCTATTCACATTTCCAGTGGTTTAAGTAGTACATATGAGATAAGTAATATGGTAGGCAAACAAATAGAGGGGTTGACTGTAGAAGTAATTGACTCTAAATTAATATCAATGGGGTTAGGAAGACTTGTCCTTTATGCAAAAGAATTGATTGAAGCCCGGAAGTTTGATTTTAATGAAATAGTTAATAAAGTAAGAGCTAAGATTAATGATGTTGAGTTGTATTTTGTGGTAAAAACTTTGAAATACCTTATTCATGGGGGTAGAATAGGAAAGGTAAAGGGAACTATTGGTGAATTATTAAATTTAAAACCTATTATATCTATGGACAGTGAAGGTGAATACTACACTTTCAAGAAGGTTCGCAGTCGTAAAAGGTCCCTGGGGCAGCTATTTAAAATTGTTAGAGAAAAAATAAAAGAAGGAATTTGTTATGTTGACGTAATGCATGCTAATGCAGAACAGGAAGCTCGGGAATTACTTGATAAATTAAAAAAACTGGAAAATGTTAAGGATACATATTTTGGTGAAATAAGTCCGGCTATGGTTGTTCATTCAGGCCCGGGATTAATCGGGGTTTGTGTTACCAGGGCTACTGATTAA
- a CDS encoding DUF1284 domain-containing protein has translation MVQLRGHHLLCVQFFQGLGYSKEFIQKMYELLKKIEEPSTRILLTTSCDYLCQACPWHNEYTCTISSPSEELKLVERDKAVLSYFGFEEHQLITAGLYKKRVDLLLPKLDLKKICGNCRWFEICNSKRGQVD, from the coding sequence ATGGTTCAATTAAGGGGACACCATTTATTATGTGTCCAGTTTTTTCAGGGTCTGGGTTATAGTAAGGAGTTTATTCAAAAAATGTATGAATTATTAAAGAAGATTGAAGAGCCTTCAACACGGATATTACTTACAACTTCCTGTGACTACCTATGCCAGGCCTGCCCCTGGCATAATGAATATACCTGTACAATTTCATCCCCTTCAGAAGAATTAAAACTGGTTGAAAGGGATAAAGCTGTATTATCTTATTTTGGTTTTGAAGAACACCAGCTAATAACAGCAGGTTTATATAAAAAGAGGGTTGATTTATTATTGCCAAAACTGGATTTAAAAAAAATCTGTGGTAATTGTCGCTGGTTTGAAATCTGTAATTCAAAACGAGGTCAGGTAGATTAA